From Camelina sativa cultivar DH55 chromosome 20, Cs, whole genome shotgun sequence, the proteins below share one genomic window:
- the LOC104772753 gene encoding uncharacterized protein LOC104772753, translated as MWATKLLNLDIKTAQEKRAMDLHELDEIRLEAYDNSRIYKERTKAFHDKKIRHKDLKVGDKVLPYGAVTLLGKDGTEFTVNGQRVKKYMANESTEVGSSLRLVDPAPV; from the exons ATGTGGGCGACAAAGCTGCTGAATTTGGACATAAAGACTGCTCAAGAAAAGAGAGCAATGGATCTCCACGAACTCGATGAGATACGGCTGGAGGCTTATGATAATTCGAGgatctacaaggaaagaaccaaagcttttcatgataagaagatcCGACACAAGGATTTGAAAGTTGGGGACAAA GTTCTGCCCTATGGAGCGGTGACTTTGCTAGGGAAGGATGGGACTGAGTTTACTGTGAATGGGCAGAGAGTGAAGAAATATATGGCAAATGAGAGCACAGAGGTGGGATCATCTCTGCGTCTCGTCGATCCTGCGCCAGTCTGA